The following proteins are co-located in the Telopea speciosissima isolate NSW1024214 ecotype Mountain lineage chromosome 9, Tspe_v1, whole genome shotgun sequence genome:
- the LOC122640973 gene encoding malonyl-CoA decarboxylase, mitochondrial isoform X2, whose product MNRNRKGLAILMRTRMKPVDPNKFSILPNENGRIKSESGSEHDQSDEHEMRTAREEQERTSFQTERELKLVQESMHSAISMNKTEVLDGVMSDFSEGYFILSHDNRRKLLLVLAREYDVNRTQVRELIGKYLGLELPDVDKAKSSDIDEEGLLSALYRTERNLRHALQPMYEVLFERLNTHPGGLKFLTLLRADLLAMIAKENNASLRALDSYLKEKLITWLSPAALELHRITWDDPASLLEKIVAYEAVHPISNLIDLKRRLGVGRRCFGYLHPAIPGEPLVFIEVALLKDVAQKVQDVLCNDPLTPEFEAKCALFYSISSTQPGLSGINLGKFLIKRVVELLKRDMPYISTFATLSPVPGFMSWLLSKLAYQSKLADADTGDVTHSSPGGSVSTFSENILMPDEERKLLELGEFGDGKNGMEVMLNLLTSTKHEWVNSDTLSSVLQAPLMRLCARYLFQEKKRGKALDSVANFHLQNGAMIERLNWMADRSEKGLRQSGGIMVNYVYRLDKIEENAQSYFSTGHIQASSEFRCRLELNEEQEAH is encoded by the exons AtgaacagaaacagaaaaggaTTGGCGATTTTGATGAGAACGAGAATGAAACCTGTCGACCCAAACAAGTTTTCCATCCTTCCT AACGAAAATGGTCGGATCAAATCAGAGTCAGGAAGTGAGCACGATCAATCCGATGAACATGAAATGCGAACAGCTCGAGAAGAGCAAGAAAGAACATCGTTTCAGACTGAGAG AGAATTGAAGCTGGTACAAGAGTCTATGCATTCAGCCATTTCTATGAACAAAACGGAAGTTTTAGATGGGGTTATGAGCGATTTCTCAGAG GGTTACTTTATTCTCTCGCACGATAATCGCCGGAAACTACTTCTTGTACTCGCCAGAGAATATGATGTCAATAGGACACAAGTTCGTGAACTCATAGGGAAATATCTTGGTCTTGAGCTTCCAGATG TTGACAAAGCTAAATCATCTGACATTGACGAAGAAGGCTTGCTTTCTGCTCTGTATAGAACTGAGAGAAATCTGAGACACGCTCTCCAGCCAATGTACGAAGTTCTCTTCGAACGGCTCAACACCCACCCTGGAGGTTTGAAGTTCCTGACTCTTCTTCGGGCCGACCTTCTCGCAATGATTGC GAAAGAAAATAATGCCTCTTTGCGGGCACTAGATTCCTATTTAAAAGAAAAGTTGATTACATGGCTTAGTCCTGCTGCATTAGAGCTGCACCGTATTACATGGGATGATCCAGCATCTTTGCTGGAGAAGATTGTCGCATATGAG gctgtTCATCCAATCAGTAATCTTATCGATCTGAAAAGAAGGCTGGGTGTCGGTCGTCGTTGCTTTGGATATCTACATCCTGCAATACCTG GTGAACCCCTTGTTTTTATCGAAGTTGCTCTTCTGAAGGATGTGGCTCAGAAAGTACAG GACGTTTTGTGTAATGATCCTCTCACACCTGAATTTGAAGCGAAGTGTGCATTGTTTTACTCTATATCATCAACACAG CCAGGCTTATCGGGAATCAACCTTGGAAAGTTTCTTATTAAACGAGTTGTTGAACTGCTGAAAAGAGACATGCCATATATTTCG ACATTTGCAACACTTAGCCCTGTGCCAGGATTTATGTCATGGCTCCTTTCCAAGTTGGCATATCAATCAAAGCTTGCTGACGCAGATACAGGAGATGTAACACATTCATCACCGGGGGGATCGGTTTCTACTTTCAGTGAGAACATACTTATGCCAGATGAAGAAAGAAAGCTGTTAGAATTGGG GGAATTTGGTGATGGGAAAAATGGCATGGAAGTGATGTTGAACTTGCTGACTTCAACAAAACATGAGTGGGTAAACTCTGATACATTATCGTCAGTGTTACAAGCCCCTCTCATGCGATTGTGTGCCAG GTACCTTTttcaagagaaaaagagaggtaAAGCTCTAGATTCTGTTGCAAACTTCCACTTGCAGAATGGAGCG ATGATTGAGAGGCTGAATTGGATGGCTGATCGATCAGAAAAAGGCCTTCGCCAAAGTGGAGGTATCATGGTAAACTATGTCTATAG GCTGGACAAAATTGAGGAGAATGCTCAGTCATATTTTAGCACAGGGCATATCCAGGCTTCTTCCGAATTTCGTTGCCGTCTCGAG CTGAACGAGGAACAAGAAGCGCATTAA
- the LOC122640973 gene encoding malonyl-CoA decarboxylase, mitochondrial isoform X1, which yields MRTAREEQERTSFQTERELKLVQESMHSAISMNKTEVLDGVMSDFSEGYFILSHDNRRKLLLVLAREYDVNRTQVRELIGKYLGLELPDVDKAKSSDIDEEGLLSALYRTERNLRHALQPMYEVLFERLNTHPGGLKFLTLLRADLLAMIAKENNASLRALDSYLKEKLITWLSPAALELHRITWDDPASLLEKIVAYEAVHPISNLIDLKRRLGVGRRCFGYLHPAIPGEPLVFIEVALLKDVAQKVQDVLCNDPLTPEFEAKCALFYSISSTQPGLSGINLGKFLIKRVVELLKRDMPYISTFATLSPVPGFMSWLLSKLAYQSKLADADTGDVTHSSPGGSVSTFSENILMPDEERKLLELGEFGDGKNGMEVMLNLLTSTKHEWVNSDTLSSVLQAPLMRLCARYLFQEKKRGKALDSVANFHLQNGAMIERLNWMADRSEKGLRQSGGIMVNYVYRLDKIEENAQSYFSTGHIQASSEFRCRLEGPSLSSL from the exons ATGCGAACAGCTCGAGAAGAGCAAGAAAGAACATCGTTTCAGACTGAGAG AGAATTGAAGCTGGTACAAGAGTCTATGCATTCAGCCATTTCTATGAACAAAACGGAAGTTTTAGATGGGGTTATGAGCGATTTCTCAGAG GGTTACTTTATTCTCTCGCACGATAATCGCCGGAAACTACTTCTTGTACTCGCCAGAGAATATGATGTCAATAGGACACAAGTTCGTGAACTCATAGGGAAATATCTTGGTCTTGAGCTTCCAGATG TTGACAAAGCTAAATCATCTGACATTGACGAAGAAGGCTTGCTTTCTGCTCTGTATAGAACTGAGAGAAATCTGAGACACGCTCTCCAGCCAATGTACGAAGTTCTCTTCGAACGGCTCAACACCCACCCTGGAGGTTTGAAGTTCCTGACTCTTCTTCGGGCCGACCTTCTCGCAATGATTGC GAAAGAAAATAATGCCTCTTTGCGGGCACTAGATTCCTATTTAAAAGAAAAGTTGATTACATGGCTTAGTCCTGCTGCATTAGAGCTGCACCGTATTACATGGGATGATCCAGCATCTTTGCTGGAGAAGATTGTCGCATATGAG gctgtTCATCCAATCAGTAATCTTATCGATCTGAAAAGAAGGCTGGGTGTCGGTCGTCGTTGCTTTGGATATCTACATCCTGCAATACCTG GTGAACCCCTTGTTTTTATCGAAGTTGCTCTTCTGAAGGATGTGGCTCAGAAAGTACAG GACGTTTTGTGTAATGATCCTCTCACACCTGAATTTGAAGCGAAGTGTGCATTGTTTTACTCTATATCATCAACACAG CCAGGCTTATCGGGAATCAACCTTGGAAAGTTTCTTATTAAACGAGTTGTTGAACTGCTGAAAAGAGACATGCCATATATTTCG ACATTTGCAACACTTAGCCCTGTGCCAGGATTTATGTCATGGCTCCTTTCCAAGTTGGCATATCAATCAAAGCTTGCTGACGCAGATACAGGAGATGTAACACATTCATCACCGGGGGGATCGGTTTCTACTTTCAGTGAGAACATACTTATGCCAGATGAAGAAAGAAAGCTGTTAGAATTGGG GGAATTTGGTGATGGGAAAAATGGCATGGAAGTGATGTTGAACTTGCTGACTTCAACAAAACATGAGTGGGTAAACTCTGATACATTATCGTCAGTGTTACAAGCCCCTCTCATGCGATTGTGTGCCAG GTACCTTTttcaagagaaaaagagaggtaAAGCTCTAGATTCTGTTGCAAACTTCCACTTGCAGAATGGAGCG ATGATTGAGAGGCTGAATTGGATGGCTGATCGATCAGAAAAAGGCCTTCGCCAAAGTGGAGGTATCATGGTAAACTATGTCTATAG GCTGGACAAAATTGAGGAGAATGCTCAGTCATATTTTAGCACAGGGCATATCCAGGCTTCTTCCGAATTTCGTTGCCGTCTCGAG GGGCCTTCCTTGTCTTCTCTATAG
- the LOC122641088 gene encoding chaperonin-like RBCX protein 1, chloroplastic, translating into MESSPIAPLAHLSFFPPKPDRSRAFASPTRSWKQRTTRTTRLHCQKMFVPGFGEASPEAKAATNLHNFFTYIAVKIVLAQLESYNHEAYEELMEFLGRTPLNDGNKFCANLMRESPRHKTLALRILEVRSAYCKNDFEWENMKRLAIKMVNESNTKLMRDYVLETSHESEK; encoded by the exons ATGGAGTCATCTCCGATTGCTCCTCTCgctcatctctctttcttcccacCTAAACCTGATAGAAGCAGAGCTTTTGCTTCTCCTACTCGGTCGTGGAAGCAAAGGACTACCCGAACCACTCGTCTTCATTGTCAAAAGATGTTCGTTCCTG GATTTGGAGAAGCATCACCCGAAGCCAAAGCTGCTACAAACCTTCATAATTTCTTTACTTATATAGCTGTTAAGATCGTTCTGGCACAACTTGAG AGTTATAACCATGAAGCGTATGAGGAGTTAATGGAATTCTTAGGAAGAACCCCATTGAATGATGGCAACAAGTTCTGTGCAAATTTGATGCGAGAATCACCAAGACATAAAACTTTAG CTCTACGGATTTTGGAG GTTCGATCTGCTTACTGCAAAAATGATTTTGAGTGGGAAAACATGAAGAGACTAGCTATTAAG ATGGTAAATGAATCCAACACAAAACTCATGAGGGATTATGTTTTAGAAACCAGTCATGAGAGTGAAAAGTGA